In one window of Gemmatimonadota bacterium DNA:
- a CDS encoding M1 family metallopeptidase, which produces MRLRHLLAGLLLAPCAALTAQQDAATLHADSLRGSVTPERAWWDVAYYDLSVRIQPADSSIRGANRITYRALAPGRTLQIDLQQPLVADSFVQDGRVLQSRRDGNAYIVTLPAEQAAGSTATLAVFYGGKPHVAKRAPWDGGFVFTADSLGRTVIATACQGTGASIWWPTKDIQSDEPDSQRVAITVPDAIRNISNGRLRSSTPNGDGTTTWEWFVTSPINNYDIAVNAASYGHLEDSYEGEGGRLTLNYWPLDYHLEAARRQFAQVKPMLACFEHWFGPYPWYADGYQLVETPHLGMEHQSAVAYGNRYLNGYLGRDLSGSGRGLSWDFIIIHESAHEWWGNNLTTADIADMWVHESFANYAEGLFVECSQGKEAGAEYNRGNRRSIRNDAPIVGEYGLNREGSGDMYPKGGNMLHTIRQVVGDDEVWRRTLRGLNEVYRHQVVTGREVQDYISWQAGRDLSRIFAQYLTTTKIPTLEYRIAGRRLHYRWVDVVPGFDLPLPVKLEGEGYTTLHPSGAWQSVRYTRGATDSLSVHPDYYVKTQAAPVE; this is translated from the coding sequence ATGCGCCTGCGTCACCTCCTCGCCGGATTGCTCCTGGCTCCCTGCGCCGCCCTCACGGCCCAGCAGGACGCCGCGACGCTGCACGCCGACAGCCTCCGCGGCTCGGTCACCCCGGAGCGGGCCTGGTGGGACGTCGCGTACTACGACTTGAGCGTGCGGATCCAGCCGGCCGACAGCTCCATCCGCGGGGCGAACCGGATCACCTACCGCGCGCTGGCCCCGGGCCGGACGCTGCAGATCGACCTGCAGCAGCCGCTGGTGGCCGACAGCTTTGTCCAGGATGGCCGGGTACTCCAGAGCCGGCGCGACGGCAACGCCTACATCGTGACGCTCCCCGCCGAGCAGGCGGCCGGCAGCACCGCCACGCTGGCGGTGTTCTACGGCGGCAAGCCGCACGTTGCCAAGCGCGCGCCCTGGGACGGCGGCTTCGTGTTCACCGCCGACAGCCTGGGCCGCACCGTGATCGCCACCGCCTGCCAGGGCACCGGCGCGAGCATCTGGTGGCCCACCAAGGACATCCAGTCCGACGAACCGGACAGCCAGCGGGTGGCCATCACCGTGCCCGACGCCATCCGGAACATCTCCAACGGGCGGCTGCGCTCGTCCACCCCCAATGGCGACGGCACCACCACCTGGGAGTGGTTCGTCACCTCCCCGATCAACAACTACGACATCGCGGTGAACGCCGCGAGCTACGGGCACCTCGAGGACAGCTACGAGGGCGAGGGTGGCCGCCTGACGCTCAACTACTGGCCGCTCGACTATCACCTCGAGGCGGCGCGGCGGCAGTTCGCGCAGGTCAAGCCGATGCTGGCCTGCTTCGAGCACTGGTTCGGTCCCTACCCGTGGTACGCCGACGGCTACCAGCTGGTGGAGACCCCGCATCTCGGCATGGAACACCAGAGCGCGGTGGCCTACGGCAACCGCTACCTCAACGGCTACCTGGGCCGGGACCTGAGCGGCAGCGGCCGCGGGCTGTCCTGGGACTTCATCATCATCCACGAGAGCGCGCACGAGTGGTGGGGCAACAACCTCACCACCGCAGACATCGCCGACATGTGGGTGCACGAGAGCTTCGCGAACTACGCCGAGGGGCTCTTCGTCGAGTGCAGCCAGGGGAAGGAGGCGGGGGCCGAGTACAACCGCGGCAACCGACGCAGCATCCGCAACGATGCGCCCATCGTGGGGGAGTACGGGCTCAACCGCGAGGGCTCGGGCGACATGTACCCGAAGGGCGGGAACATGCTGCATACCATCCGGCAGGTGGTCGGCGACGACGAGGTCTGGCGGCGGACGCTGCGGGGCCTCAACGAGGTGTATCGCCACCAGGTGGTCACCGGCCGTGAGGTGCAGGACTACATCAGCTGGCAGGCGGGTCGCGACCTGAGCCGGATCTTCGCCCAGTACCTCACCACCACGAAGATCCCGACCCTCGAGTACCGCATCGCGGGGCGGCGGCTTCACTATCGCTGGGTGGACGTGGTGCCCGGCTTCGACCTGCCCCTGCCCGTCAAGCTCGAGGGCGAGGGCTACACCACCCTGCACCCGTCCGGGGCCTGGCAGTCGGTGCGCTACACCCGCGGCGCCACGGACAGCCTGTCCGTGCACCCCGACTACTACGTGAAGACCCAGGCGGCGCCGGTCGAGTAG
- a CDS encoding calcineurin-like phosphoesterase C-terminal domain-containing protein has translation MSHSTRRDFLREVSAASLLTLGLTPARLPRPWRRAPIRVRGRVTAAGRPLAGAGVSDGRTVVRTDRGGAYELVSDAGQRWLHLSLPAGHEIPRQASGTAQLFRPLTPDARGELRADWALTPLAGGDAAHAFFLAADPQTQNRYETDLLHAETVPALRRALAGLGGVPAFGIACGDIMYDDLSLYPEYERAVRAVDLPFFQVVGNHDMDYAARTDEASTATFERHFGPAWYSFNRGEVHYVVLDDVLWHGDGYIGYLSAPQLEWLAADLALVEAGRTVVVALHIPLASSLPARSGDAEGRHTSMVNNREALYRLLEPYRAHVLSGHTHEHEHLFEGGVHEHVHGTACGAWWSGPICYDGTPDGFGVYEVRGSELRWRYQPSTAAAGEAMRLYRRGADPTAPDEVVANLWDWDPEWTVVWYEDGQPRGRMARRTGLDPLSVELHRGPELPARRKWVEPVPTAHLFYATPGAGATECRVEATDRWGQVRTERLALR, from the coding sequence ATGAGCCACTCCACTCGACGCGACTTCCTGCGCGAGGTTTCGGCCGCCTCGCTCCTCACCCTTGGCCTCACCCCCGCGCGCCTCCCGCGTCCGTGGCGACGGGCCCCGATCCGGGTCCGGGGCCGGGTCACCGCCGCTGGACGGCCCCTCGCCGGCGCCGGGGTGAGCGACGGCCGCACCGTGGTCCGCACCGATCGAGGCGGCGCCTACGAACTGGTGAGCGATGCCGGGCAACGCTGGCTGCACCTCTCGCTCCCCGCGGGGCACGAGATCCCCCGGCAGGCGAGCGGCACCGCGCAGCTCTTCCGCCCGCTGACCCCGGATGCGCGCGGCGAACTGCGCGCCGACTGGGCCCTCACCCCGCTCGCCGGCGGCGACGCGGCCCACGCCTTCTTCCTGGCCGCGGACCCGCAGACCCAGAACCGCTACGAGACCGACCTGCTCCACGCCGAGACCGTGCCCGCGCTGCGCCGCGCCCTGGCGGGGCTCGGGGGCGTGCCCGCCTTCGGGATCGCCTGCGGCGACATCATGTACGACGACCTGTCGCTCTATCCCGAGTACGAGCGTGCGGTCCGCGCGGTGGACCTGCCGTTCTTCCAGGTGGTCGGCAACCACGACATGGACTACGCCGCCCGCACCGACGAGGCCTCGACCGCCACCTTCGAGCGGCACTTCGGGCCGGCGTGGTACTCGTTCAACCGGGGCGAGGTGCACTACGTGGTGCTGGACGACGTGCTGTGGCACGGCGACGGCTACATCGGCTACCTCTCCGCCCCCCAGCTCGAGTGGCTGGCCGCGGACCTGGCGCTGGTGGAAGCGGGGCGCACCGTGGTGGTGGCGCTCCACATCCCGCTGGCCAGCTCGCTTCCGGCGCGCTCCGGCGATGCCGAGGGGCGGCACACCTCGATGGTAAACAACCGCGAGGCGCTCTACCGCCTGCTGGAACCGTATCGCGCGCACGTCCTCTCCGGGCACACCCACGAGCACGAGCACCTCTTCGAGGGTGGGGTGCACGAGCACGTCCACGGCACCGCGTGCGGCGCCTGGTGGAGCGGCCCGATCTGCTACGACGGGACCCCCGATGGGTTTGGCGTCTACGAGGTGCGCGGCAGCGAGCTGCGCTGGCGGTACCAGCCGTCCACCGCCGCCGCGGGCGAGGCGATGCGCCTCTACCGCCGGGGCGCCGACCCCACCGCGCCGGACGAGGTGGTCGCCAACCTCTGGGACTGGGATCCGGAGTGGACGGTGGTGTGGTACGAGGATGGCCAGCCCCGCGGCCGCATGGCGCGGCGCACGGGGCTCGACCCGCTGTCGGTGGAGCTGCACCGCGGGCCCGAGCTGCCGGCGCGGCGGAAGTGGGTGGAGCCGGTCCCCACGGCCCACCTGTTCTACGCCACCCCGGGCGCCGGGGCCACCGAGTGCCGGGTGGAGGCCACCGACCGCTGGGGCCAGGTGCGCACGGAGCGGCTGGCGCTCCGGTAG
- a CDS encoding DUF445 domain-containing protein → MPAPLPPVPDPAPPAPPRKDDATRRAELLKMKRVANGLLVVALVIFLLALWLETRWPWLGFVRATAEAALVGGLADWFAVTALFRRPLGLPIPHTAIIQTQKERIGRVLGNFVQNHFLSKDILVTRLATMKVAERSARWLSEPENSRRLARHLAAGVVQAMKTVEDTQARALIHESAIGRLQALQLAPLLGNLLSVVATDQRHQVLLDEALRIAGEAIEKNRDELGRRIKEESPWWVPTAVDHAFQKKIEGASQRLIDEVKADPYHPLRLKFDIAFRQFIERLKSSQEVQARAEALKADLLAHPAVGEFAATLWDQARGAAERFTADADDQALAPLARGIGSVGTSLAANPDRLAELDEFLTGFAASVLERHRHEVGALIADTVRQWDPEVAAERLELAVGRDLQFIRLNGTLVGGLAGLVIYVVSRMLGG, encoded by the coding sequence ATGCCCGCACCCCTCCCCCCCGTCCCGGACCCCGCGCCCCCCGCGCCTCCGCGGAAGGACGACGCCACCCGTCGCGCCGAGCTGCTCAAGATGAAGCGGGTGGCCAACGGCCTGCTGGTCGTGGCGCTCGTGATCTTCCTGCTGGCCCTCTGGCTCGAGACCCGGTGGCCCTGGCTCGGCTTCGTGCGCGCCACCGCCGAGGCTGCGCTGGTCGGTGGCCTGGCCGACTGGTTTGCCGTCACCGCGCTGTTCCGCCGGCCGCTCGGCCTGCCCATCCCGCACACCGCCATCATCCAGACCCAGAAGGAGCGGATCGGCCGGGTGCTGGGCAACTTCGTGCAGAACCACTTCCTCTCGAAGGACATCCTGGTCACGCGGCTCGCCACCATGAAGGTGGCCGAGCGCTCGGCGCGCTGGCTGAGCGAGCCGGAGAACAGCCGCCGGCTGGCGCGGCACCTCGCGGCGGGCGTGGTGCAGGCCATGAAGACGGTCGAGGACACCCAGGCCCGGGCGCTCATCCACGAGAGCGCGATCGGCCGGCTGCAGGCGCTGCAGCTGGCCCCGCTGCTGGGCAACCTGCTGTCGGTGGTGGCCACCGACCAGCGGCACCAGGTGCTGCTCGACGAGGCGCTCCGCATCGCGGGCGAGGCCATCGAGAAGAACCGCGACGAGCTCGGCCGCCGCATCAAGGAGGAGAGCCCGTGGTGGGTCCCGACCGCGGTGGACCACGCCTTCCAGAAGAAGATCGAGGGGGCCAGCCAGCGCCTCATCGACGAGGTCAAGGCCGATCCCTACCACCCGCTCCGGCTCAAGTTCGACATCGCCTTCCGCCAGTTCATCGAGCGGCTGAAGAGCTCGCAGGAGGTGCAGGCCCGGGCGGAGGCCCTCAAGGCCGACCTGCTGGCGCACCCGGCGGTGGGGGAGTTCGCCGCCACGCTCTGGGACCAGGCGCGCGGGGCGGCGGAGCGCTTCACCGCCGACGCCGACGACCAGGCGCTCGCCCCGCTGGCCCGCGGCATCGGCTCGGTGGGCACCTCGCTGGCCGCGAATCCCGACCGCCTGGCCGAGCTCGACGAGTTCCTCACCGGCTTCGCGGCCTCGGTGCTGGAGCGGCACCGGCATGAGGTCGGCGCCCTGATCGCCGACACGGTGCGGCAGTGGGACCCGGAGGTGGCCGCGGAGCGGCTGGAGCTGGCGGTGGGCCGGGACCTGCAGTTCATCCGGCTCAACGGCACGCTGGTGGGCGGGCTGGCCGGACTGGTGATCTACGTGGTATCCAGGATGCTGGGCGGCTAG
- a CDS encoding glycosyltransferase yields MKPPRPVAARPTLYLTIFIAWAAALAWFHPRLMGLLDLAHGPVATVAVLYFIIFTELAWLYGIYNVCVVLFAALHQRRRRLHGVRLPPPLTVDPPAVALLYLTCNDFVEESAHSCLAQDYPTWRLYLLDDSSDPVYRARVDAFAARHPEKVQVVRRPDRSGFKAGNTNHGLRTAAVTEPVFALVDADEILPRDFLRRMVPMLYAHERTGFVQATHRSNPEGRGALQSAVGVGIDIHWRWYHPLRNRYGFVMLLGHGAVVRREVWEEVGGFPEIVSEDLAFSLRARQHGWHGVFAEDVICYEEFPETIRAFRVRHMKWTRGTCEFFAREMWPALRSGKVPLVEKLDVLFPALSLPLALVYFLFVIDANIVFAFLFTQPQPLTLELGGHALVLPVRALHPGFAVVQSWDFFLITLLTFVAPILCFVIDLAGKPRQLFRFLCQSTVMYAALGPMSSLGVLGYLITGKATFLVTGDRGRAVTDGGPAPTTPWARAWRGLQRVAGGSHPDHPLVQGFEVACGLVFGVACLQLVQLSFLGLAFAFVLLPVLHHVPWDNPLVQRLVYVPFLFILGGLLIGGLGLLGLQPVFFGYGFHF; encoded by the coding sequence ATGAAACCCCCGCGCCCCGTCGCCGCCCGCCCCACGCTCTACCTGACGATCTTCATCGCGTGGGCGGCCGCCCTGGCCTGGTTCCACCCGCGCCTGATGGGCCTGCTCGACCTGGCCCACGGACCGGTGGCCACCGTGGCGGTGCTGTACTTCATCATCTTCACCGAACTGGCCTGGCTGTATGGCATCTATAACGTGTGCGTGGTGCTGTTCGCCGCCCTGCACCAGCGGCGCCGGCGCCTCCACGGCGTGCGCCTGCCGCCTCCGCTCACGGTGGACCCCCCGGCGGTGGCGCTGCTCTACCTCACCTGCAACGACTTCGTGGAGGAGAGCGCCCACTCCTGCCTGGCCCAGGACTACCCCACCTGGCGGCTGTACCTCCTGGATGACAGCAGCGACCCGGTGTACCGGGCGCGGGTGGACGCATTCGCGGCCCGGCACCCGGAGAAGGTGCAGGTGGTGCGCCGGCCGGACCGGTCCGGGTTCAAGGCCGGCAATACCAACCATGGCCTTCGCACCGCCGCGGTCACGGAGCCGGTCTTCGCCCTGGTCGACGCCGACGAGATCCTGCCGCGCGACTTCCTGCGCCGCATGGTGCCGATGCTGTACGCCCACGAGCGCACCGGCTTCGTGCAGGCCACCCACCGCTCCAACCCGGAGGGCCGCGGCGCGCTGCAGTCGGCGGTGGGCGTGGGGATCGACATCCACTGGCGCTGGTACCACCCGCTGCGCAACCGCTATGGCTTCGTCATGCTGCTGGGGCACGGGGCGGTGGTCCGGCGGGAGGTGTGGGAGGAGGTGGGCGGCTTCCCGGAGATCGTCTCCGAGGACCTCGCCTTCTCGCTGCGGGCCCGCCAGCATGGGTGGCACGGGGTGTTCGCGGAGGACGTGATCTGCTACGAGGAGTTTCCCGAGACCATCCGCGCCTTCCGGGTGCGGCACATGAAGTGGACCCGGGGCACCTGCGAGTTCTTTGCGCGGGAGATGTGGCCGGCGCTGCGCTCCGGCAAGGTGCCGCTGGTGGAGAAGCTTGACGTGCTCTTTCCGGCGCTCAGCCTGCCGCTCGCGCTGGTGTACTTCCTGTTCGTCATCGACGCCAACATCGTCTTCGCGTTCCTCTTTACCCAGCCCCAGCCACTGACCCTGGAACTGGGCGGCCACGCCCTGGTGCTCCCGGTGCGCGCCCTGCATCCGGGGTTCGCGGTGGTGCAGAGCTGGGACTTCTTCCTCATCACCCTGCTCACCTTCGTGGCGCCGATCCTGTGCTTCGTGATCGACCTGGCGGGCAAGCCGCGCCAGCTGTTCCGCTTCCTCTGCCAGAGCACGGTGATGTACGCCGCGCTCGGGCCGATGAGCTCGCTCGGCGTGCTGGGCTATCTCATCACCGGCAAGGCCACTTTCCTGGTCACCGGCGATCGCGGCCGCGCGGTCACCGACGGGGGCCCGGCGCCGACGACTCCCTGGGCACGGGCGTGGCGCGGGCTGCAGCGGGTGGCGGGCGGAAGCCATCCGGATCACCCGCTGGTGCAGGGATTCGAGGTCGCGTGCGGGCTGGTCTTCGGCGTGGCCTGCCTCCAGCTGGTGCAGCTCTCGTTCCTCGGGCTGGCGTTCGCCTTCGTGCTGCTGCCGGTCCTGCATCACGTGCCCTGGGACAACCCGCTGGTGCAGCGGCTGGTGTACGTCCCGTTCCTGTTCATCCTCGGCGGGCTCCTGATCGGCGGGCTCGGGCTGCTCGGGCTGCAGCCGGTGTTCTTCGGATACGGCTTCCACTTCTAG